In the genome of Urocitellus parryii isolate mUroPar1 chromosome 7, mUroPar1.hap1, whole genome shotgun sequence, the window GGACCAAGGAATGTAGCACTTAATCTTATCTTTCTCAGtgacttttcaaaatgaaaaataaatcaatacattATGTATAGTAGATATAGAAGACCACTTTAAAGTacagtatatatttaaatagaatatCTTCTCTCCGTTAGATCCTAACCATCAAGAATTTGAtcttaggactggggttgtagctcagtggtaaagcacttgcctagcatgagtgaggccctgggttcaattttcaataccacataaaaacaaataaaataaaggctaagttattttttaaaaatagaatataatcttAAAGTTTTAATAATTGGCCTAAGATTGTGGGTCTAAAGTttgagtaataaaagaaaaagaatattagatAGAACTTTCTATCAAGTCATTGACTCGGGCTCCCACCTAAACCTCTCGTTGGTTTATTTAGATTCAGACAAGAGCTGTTTGGCATTAGGAGCACTTGTTTAGTTCTAGGTGGCCACCTCATCTGAAAGGATGATTGATTTAATGAAGGCCATCGGGCAGTTGCACAGAGCATGAGTTTAAATTGTCAGGTTGCACCAGTTGTCCAACACCTGACCCCCAGTTCTGTTTTACAATCCCAGTGTGTCTGCCTCTGAACCAGTCTGCAAACACCTTCCCTTATAGGCCCTGTCCCTTAGGATGCTGGGGCCTGGTGAACAACCAGCATACTTCTGGGGCATAGCCACTTTTACTATGAACTCTTCATGCACCAGGCCTGGTGATTTTCCCCTGCCAGGAACCAGTTCACTCTTGTGGGGAGGTGGGGTGGAGGAGTTATCTGGATATCTAGATATCTCCTCAATCCTAGAAGCTGCCCTGATACTAAAGGATTGAGGTTCTAGGCAAGCTTTCTTCAGTATAGCAGAGTATTGTGCTCAGCCTGTGAGGAGAATAACTTGCATATTGAGTGCTGGAGTCATACAGCTGGTAAGTAGCTGAGCTGGGGTTCGAACCTAGGAATTTCAGCTCCACTCGTATTCTAGGTGAAGTGGTCAAGCTCCTGACAGCCTCCAACCAACAGGAAAACTTCCTCTATGTTGTACGCTCCTAAGGGTAATCTCTTTGAGGAGAGTCAGACCATGTCTTATATCTCTCCCCCCTTTCCCCACCTGTGAAAgcaagtgccaccacacccatataaaagtatttttttcttaactgtatCCTCTTGGCTGTTTTCACTGTTCCTCCACACTCtcataaatagtattttatttctaaaaaatgcttttgtaagCCAAGTAttgtagtgcatgcctgtaatcacagcaacttaggaggctgaggcaggaggatcgtgagttccaacctagcctcagcaacttattgaggccctaagcaactcagtgagaccctgtctctgataaaaataaaaaagggctggtgatgtggctcagtggtaagcacccctgggttcaatctcttgtacaAAAAAGCTTTTTTAAGgattggaaatgtggctcagtggtagagtacttgcctaccaggtgtaaggctgtgggttcaattcccagcacctcaaaaagagtttaaagaagtaaaatagtGCTTTTGTGGTATGATTTGGGAGCCAGCCTCCATTTATAATGTAAAAAGGTATGCATTCTGAATTCCAAAAAATGATTGCGAGTACATttgtgagccaggtgcagtggtgcaggcctgtaatccaagtggcttgggaggctgacccaggaggatcatgaattcaaagctagcttcagcagccaacaaggtgctaagcaactcagtgagaccctgtctctaaataaaatacaaaaaaaaaaaaaaatagggctgggggtgtggatcagtggttgagtgcccctgggttcaatccctggtaccaaaaaaaaaaaaaaaaaaaaatgaccgcGAGTATATTTTTGGAACCTAGTTTGTTCTCTGCTGATggcacatattttcatttttcttctttcatgcttTCTTGTTTGTGGGCAACATGGCAGCTCCACATTAAGcccttcctttcttgcttttcaCTGCTTTATTCCTGGTCAGTTACTTCACTAGCCTGAAGAGCTGCTGCCACATGCAGGTTTTCTGGAGAATGCCCACAGGCCCCACTGGGTCTGTCGGTGTGGAATAGACAGCACATTCTTTCTCATGCCACATCTTAgctataacttaaaattttttttttattgtatgtagATCCTTGCTGGCACattactgaatatttttgttgaaCCTGCTTAAGAATTCAGAGAAACTGTTGAGTGGCCACTGGAGAAAAGATCTGATCTTATACCTGGCGTAAGTACTTATCAAAAAGCACTTGATATATggtgttatatttttttcaaaagtttgtgAAAACCTATTTTTATTATCCAAACCAGTAAATACTATAGGGGAAAATGGGGAGATTACCCTCCaaaacaggttcctattttattGAGTAAATTCTTTTCAtggagttaattttttaaaaaaatcattatttagtATTATAATCTGAAGTTTATTTCATCTTGACCTCTATAATTCTTGATCATAAGCACTTTCTCCCCTTATTTGGAATCATCTTGACCAGGTGCACTCTCATCACATCCACTCAGTCATATCAACTGAGTCATCTGTTCTCCAGGATGTCCCCTCCTTCCTGCTGCTATCTTAGGTCAGACTCTCATCATTTCTTGCCTAGATTGCTACATTAACCTATTCATTGATCTCCCTACCTTTAGTATTTTCCTCTTTAATCCAGCCCCTCCATGCTGCTATCCAAGTCATTTTCTGAATGGCAGAAGGTGatactatttcttaaaaattttaatgacttaaaattCTACAGTGACTCTCACtgaaatttaagaataataaGCCTTACCATGGAATGTTTGGGAAATTTAGGTAAAGTTCATTAAAAAGCCTTGAGTTGATGCCTGGATCAGAGCAGGGCCTCAGTCTATGTTACTGCCTCTCTTTCCCCCAGAGAACCCACAGCAGCAGCAGAGTTCAGTGTAAAGTTAGCCCAGACCTGGACGGATGGTGGCTCTGCTGCAGAAACAGACTAAAACGAGGGTGGGCCAACAGTCCCACCAGAATCCACAGCCAGTCCTGCTTTCCTGAATGCCTTGGAGCTTAGACACAAGATGAGATTGGGCTAGCATCCAGTTAGTTCCCTTAGTGTTCCAGAAAGAAAGACTTCTCCTGAGAAATGCAAACTGTGCCCATTTGTGCCCAAGCTTTTGTAACCTTAGAGTAAGAAAGAAATCTCTGTAAATGCATTCTTCTCAGCTTTTATATCATCttgatttggtttgtttttagtttcctattaaaattttctttgacaGGCTTGAACTTTTTCTTCAGTGCAccaaggggaagagagaaagagagagatgttaCAGTGGGTACAGTTGGGATTGCTGCTGTTGTCCCACCTCTACATTCCCAGGAAGGCctactttttctcatttctcttgtcTTCAGATAGTGGGAGTTTAGCGAAATCATGTATTGAGATGAccacacaacacaacacaatgGGGTTGATAATGTCAAAATGTATGTGAATCTGTGTTGATTTCATgatatttccagtttttaaattcagtttgttattttctttaacttttctctTCTATGAAAACTTGAAATTTGTGCTATAAATAACAACATTCTAACAAGTCCTTATTGAGTGCcaattaagttaattttttttattcaggtAATTTTGTTTAccatataaaatatcacaaatacaaggaaaagcaaatatatgaaaGTGAATTATTTACATggtaaaaagcaaaacagagcttcatagttatttaattataattttgatctaacaaatgtgaagaaaatggtatattttaatgaaaaataaaatacaattgataactttcttattgttttttctgttcagtaaagaaattttattatagGCAAGCGGCCAAGAGGGTAAGAAATAGTACTTTCATGGTTGACTTCATTGTCTTGATTCAGTTTGGCTTCATCAAATCTCACTCACCTCATATTTTATTACAGGCATATCCTGTTCACATTAGAACAATGTCCTACGTTTTTGTAAATGATTCTTCTCAAACTAATGTGCCCTTGCTACAAGCCTGTATTGATGGAGACTTTAACTATTCTAAACGGCTTCTGGAAAGTGGCTTTGACCCAAATATCCGTGACAGCAGGGGCAGGACAGGCCTTCACCTTGCAGCAGCCCGAGGGAATGTAGACATCTGCCAGCTGTTGCATAAATTTGGTGCTGACCTTCTAGCCACAGATTACCAAGGAAACACAGCTCTTCATCTCTGTGGCCATGTGGATACCATCCAATTCTTAGTTTCCAATGGACTCAAAATTGATATATGGTAAGTTCTTTGTAGTTTTTGAAGTCTAGTAATTTTTTATCATTAGTCTTTAAACCAGTGGTCTAATCTCAAGAGTCTTGATTTTGTTTCCTCATTGATCAGTTGTAATGACAGGTTCAGGAAAGCATTGAAGACAGTGAGATCTTGTTAGGCAAGTGAGAGAACAAAGACTAACTTCTAGATTTATGCTGAAGCAGTATAATAATGAAAATTGTGGCTAGTTTCTACTAATTAATTGTATAGTTAAGatggggaaagaaggaaagaactaaAGAcggggaaagaaggaaagaaggtaaTCTATTGTGAGCTAGACTGTGTTGCTTACGTTGCaattcatttcatcctcagaACCAGTAGCTTTTAAAGTAAtttgttctcttcattttttacATGAAGGAGTTGAGAAGAGATCACACAGCTATGAGGGACAGAGCTGGAATGTGAACTTAGTTCCTGACTCCAAAGTTCATTTGCCTTCTGTCACATAATATACCAACTTCATAATCTCTCTGGGGCTCAGGGTCTTTGGACTGAGGAAGTTTGGTGAAATAAtgggtttttatttgatttagtaATAGCCTGTTTCTTGAATGAGAAAGATGTCAGGCCACCTTTAAAACTTAGTTTGAGGTTTAAGTGACAGTTACTTGCTGCCCTGGTTTATTGATGCTGCAATGCTCCTGAACCTGAACAAGACAATAAATAATTCTGTTACTGCAGGACAGAATGTGGTGGGAATTAACTGTAGGATGCAGTGTGATTAGGGTTCTGTCTTGGCACTACTGTTAAATAGCTGAGTGAACAAAAGTagctttttaaataattcttttaagattttaaaaataaaatatgtctaaTAACAGTGAGTCTAGAACTAGACTGTCCCATTAATCTCTGAgatgttctctttttatttactGTCATTTACCCATTCTTTTGCTTGTggattctccttttccttttccctggaAGGAAGAAAGTAGGTTGATTCAAGCATCAGCTTCTGACACTGGCTGTGCtacaaagtttattttgagttaattgaTCCCATTTCTTCACTGAGATCTAAACAAGTAAGAACTAACAGGATAATATAACTgcttatatatctttatttttatgaattttcttaGCAATCATCAAGGTGCTACTCCTTTAGTTCTGGCAAAGCGCAGGGGAGTGAATAAAGATGTCATCCGATTGCTGGAATCTTTGGAAGAACAGGAAGTAAAAGGATTTAACAGAGGAACCCACTCAAAACTGGAGACCATGCAGACAGCTGAGAGTGAAAGGTACTTGAGATATAATTGTTTAAGGGGCAAGTCACTAAGTACCTGGATATTTTTGTAGGACCTCAGTGAATTTGATTTCTTTGCTCTCAAGTGTAGGGTTTTTACTTATCTTTGAACTCTATATAGGTCTTTACGTATTCAGATTACAATTGAGAAGCTTTTAACAGAAAGTACTTTCATGCTCCATGCACATAATGTTCAGCCAGCTACCTGCTATATTAGCAGTACAAGGGAGAAGAGATAGTTAAAATCTGAATCTGACAGAAGGAAACAGGAATTTGAGAATTTTAAGTACAGATGACAAAAagaatcaaatttcaaaaaaggaagagaaagataagACTGAGAACTTGGACAATATTAGAAAGATCAAAAA includes:
- the Ankrd46 gene encoding ankyrin repeat domain-containing protein 46, producing MSYVFVNDSSQTNVPLLQACIDGDFNYSKRLLESGFDPNIRDSRGRTGLHLAAARGNVDICQLLHKFGADLLATDYQGNTALHLCGHVDTIQFLVSNGLKIDICNHQGATPLVLAKRRGVNKDVIRLLESLEEQEVKGFNRGTHSKLETMQTAESESAMESHSLLNPNLQQGEGVLSSFRTTWQEFVEDLGFWRVLLLIFVIALLSLGIAYYVSGVLPFVENQPELVH